AAAACTTGACAAGTTTTTATTGCTTCCAAAAGGCCAAGAAGAACTTGTTAAAAATGAAAAAGTTTTATCCGATCTTTTTGAGTCTCTTTGCGCTGCAATTTATATAACAAAAGGCAATGATGTTTTAGAAGTTTTTCTTCAAAAATATCTTTATCCAAAAATGCAAGATTTAGAATATAAAACTTTAAAAAATGCCAAGGGACGTTTTCAAGAAATTTTTCAAGCAACAACTAAATCAGCTGGAAAATATGTCATTAGTTTTGATGAAGAAAAAAAGATTTATGAGGCTAAGTTAATTCACTCAGAGACTATCTATGGAATAGGCTATGGAAAAAACAAAAAAGAAGCTGAACAAAACGCAGCTGAAGACGCTTTGAAAAAGTTAGTAATTTAATAAAAAAATCAAGTTCAATTGAGCTTGATTTTTTTGTGTTTTTTTGCTTTTATAAAAGT
The sequence above is a segment of the Mycoplasmopsis pulmonis genome. Coding sequences within it:
- the rnc gene encoding ribonuclease III, with protein sequence MRKKTSWNINTHIQKHFKDLVFELNKLGINQISQKEKNIFFQAFTHTTFHNLYKAKSYEMLEFLGDAILQKNVSEYIFKNTESNKINPGTATLIRSKLVNKTCLSNLAKELKLDKFLLLPKGQEELVKNEKVLSDLFESLCAAIYITKGNDVLEVFLQKYLYPKMQDLEYKTLKNAKGRFQEIFQATTKSAGKYVISFDEEKKIYEAKLIHSETIYGIGYGKNKKEAEQNAAEDALKKLVI